The following is a genomic window from Clostridium fungisolvens.
CCTTCTGCCTTTAATTTATTAAATTCTCTTACAGCTAAACAGTGTGCCAACGTAATATGATATTGTACAGTCATACCTTTTTTGTGATTTACTTCATATGGATACCAAGCTCCATTCATGTACATTTGCATTGGAACAACTATTGGTTCATTGAATGTGAACCAATGCTTAACCTTTGAACCAAATTCTTTAAATGCTAGTGTTGCAAAATTTGAATACGCCTCTACCACTTCCCTGTTTAACCATCCACCTCTATCTTCAAGATACTGAGGTAAATCGAAATGGTGTAAGTTCATAAATACATCAATACCATTTTCTATTGAACAATCTATAACCTTATGGTAAAATTCCACGCCTTTTGGATTCAAACTTCCATCTTTATCAAGAAGCCTTGACCATTGAATGGATGTTCTATATGATTTAAAATTCAAACTCTTTAATATCTTTATATCTTCTTCATATTTATTGTAGAAATCATTACCTACATAAGAACCTACATTATTGTGGAATGCATTAATTTCTAAGTCAGACCAATGATCCCAAACTGATGGTAATTTTCCATCTTTATTATGTGCTCCTTCTGTTTGTGGACCTGACATAGCTGCTCCGAAAAAGAAATCCTTTGGTAGTTTATAATTTGCCATATTAAATCTGCACCTCTCTCCTCAACCTTCATACATATGTTTATTAATTAAATGTTCAAAATGTCCTAAGTTCATTTTATCAACTGATATTATTCTCTTGATTAGTTGTCTATACAAGAATTTTTTTCTTTAAGTTTAAATTATGTTATAATTTATTTATTAATATAATCATACTCAGTACGTTGACTTTATTTAACAATATCCAGCATAGCAACTAAATAGTTCCTATATTGAAACTTTATTTATACTTGTACGTAAGTCTCGGTTTATGGAGATTTTGAGACATGTATAAATTAATAGTTGAGCTAGGAACTCTATAATTACATTAGATAAACATAGACTAGGGGGATTAGCTTGAAAAGTAAGGAAATTATTGATGACTTAATTAGTAAGATTATATCAGGTGAAATGCCTGCTTCTTCTAAAATTCCTTCTGAAACACAATTATCAATTAAATACGACTGCAATAGACATACGATTAGGAAGGTTATTGATCATCTTATTGAAAGAAATTATCTAACCAAAAATTCTAGTGGACTCACTTACGTTATGGATTTCACAGCATATGATAATAACAATCTTTTTATAACTTCATTGTCTGATCATCATATAGCTAAAAATATAAAATCTGATGTACACAAATTTGAACTAGTTACAGCTCCTGATGATATTTGTGAGCATCTTAATATAGAAAGTGGCTCTAAAGCTTGGTATATTATAAGGGTTCGTTATGTTAATTCTAATTTACATCATTTAGAAGAAATTTATATGCCATATTCAATCTTTTCTAATCTTACAGTAAAAGATTGTGAGTCAAGCCTACTAACTTACATAGAATCTCAGTATGACTTTAGAATAAGTCATAGTATAAGAAATATTAGTTGTGTAAAACTGAATAATGAGGAGAATAGTCTGTTAGATCTTCCAAAAGATACTTTAGTTATGCAAGTTACCAACACAGGCTACTTAACTAATGGACGAGTATATGAATACTCTTTAACAAAAACAAGAGAAAATAGACTTACCTATTATTGTCGAAGATAAGTTATTTAGCATAAAAAAACTTATTATTAATATTTTTTCTCATATATGAAATTAAGGCTTATACGCAAAGAATCGCAAATGCAATTCACATTTGCGATTTTTTATTTTTAATTAATATTTTCCTGCAAACATACTCGCGCCATTATCACCATTATATGGTTGAGCACCTTCCACTGTAACATGATATATTACAAGTTTGTACTGCTCCCCTTTAGGGATATTATTTTTAAATGTAAGTATATATACACTTCCTAGTCCATTCTTGGACTCTATTTTAACTATATCTCTTGTAAGAGAATTATTTTTATCAACTTCGCAATTTTGCCCAACAGTGGCTATTCCTTCTGGCTCTTCATTTTTTAAATCTTTTATCCAATAATTTGTAGGTTGTTCGGCCAAATTTTTATCTACATCTCTATCGTATGTTATCTTGATTTGATTAGCTGAAATTTGTTCAGACTTTAATAATCTTGGAATTGAATTTTGATCATAAGTCTGAAAAGTTGAGCGTATTGTTGGGTTTTCCTCTGTAGGTCTAGCGCTTACATCATCATGGAAGCAAGGCTGAGTGATCATAAGTGTACAGAAAATTAGAAAACTACTAATAAACTTCTTCATGTTTCCCTCCTATTATATCCAATTCTTATAGCCTAGAGTTATATTTCCCAAAAAACTTAAACTTATTACTTTTTTAACTATTTTCCTTGATTTATAAAATTAGGCTGTTAAGGACGGTGTTAAAATTAAGTGATTATCCATCCGATGTTTAACCACCAAATTTCAATAACATTCTTAAACACTTCACCTGGGACAAAATGATTCAATCTAGTAATCTAGAGCCAGTTGCTTTTGATAAAACTAATACTCCTATATACAAATATCAATTTAATCCTAAAAATCCATCTGAAATTCATTCAGATGAGTTAAAATGGTATCCTGTTAATAACCAATGACTTCAGGATTTCACATACTTTTATAACTGTGAAATTGTAAAGATATAGTTAAGTAAAATATAAACATAACTTATTCAGGAATCGTACTATTTCACATATTTTATAGATAAAAGAAAAAGTCCCAGCCCTCTTAAATTAAGAGAGCTGGGACTTTTTTTACTATTATATTGTATTAATATCCGTTCACAACCACATCAAGCTTGCCAGTTTCAGGATCTATAATCAACCCATGTACTTTTATATCCTTTGGAATTAAAGGATGATTTTTTATTAGTTCAACACTTTCCTTAACTGATTCTTCTACAGAATTAAAGCCGTGAAGCCACTTCTTTACATCAATGCCCGCATTGCATAAGGTGCTTATTACATCTTTTGAAATGCCTCTTTCCATTGCCTTTTCTAAAGTGCTATCCACATTTAAGTTGCTCATCCCGCAACCATGGTGTCCAATTACTAAAACCTCATCAGTTTGAAATTCATATACTGCAACAACAATACTTCTTACTATACTTCCAAATGGATGCATTATCGAAGCACCTGCATTTTTAATTAGCTTAACATCACCATTTTTCAGATTAAGCGCCTTAGGAAGAAGTTCTGTAAGCCTGGTATCCATACAAGATAAGATTACCAGCTTCTTATTAGGATTTTTAGTTGCTCTGTATTTATCATATTCTTTGTTTTCTACGAATTCCTTATTAAATTCAAGTATTTCTTGTAGTTTACTCAAAACCACACCCCCAAGTCTTAAAAATCAATTAGCTAATTATAACATAAATACTATACTCATATCCAATAAGGAATTTTATTTGTATAATATTTATTATTCTCCACTACTTTATCTTACGAAACAATTATATTCTAATAGGTTAAGTTTTAAAATCCACAAGTTTTTTTACTTATTTTAATATTAACCTTGCCATTATTGTGATAACACCAAAACCATTAACTAGCAAATTACAAATAAAATGCGCAGTCATCGGAACATATATATTTTTAGTTTTTATATAAGATAAAGTAAGCGGAACTGCCCAAATCGCTGCTGTTAATAATCCTAATGGCTTTAATGAATGCTCCAATGCAAACAATAATACTCCTAAAATAGAGGATATAATTAAAAGTTTTCTATTCTCAAAGTTCACTATTGCTTTCCTATAAAAAGCCTCTTCTGCTATAGGAGGAAGAAGAATTGTTGTACATATAAAAGCTAATAATGATGGAATATTGGTTACCCTAAACACTCCCATTCCATCATCAACATTTGGAAACAACAATGAAACTACTATTCCTACTCCAAATGCTAATGCCAGTGATATTGCCGTTCCTAATACCTGAATCCAAAAGCTTTTCCCACTTTTCCACTGTTCAAATAACTTTTTAAAACTTATATAGCCTATGAACATAAAATAAACTGCTAAGACAAAATAAAAAATCAAATCACAATACACCCTATTTTCTTTAGTAAATCCAGCACTAACAAATAAGTAAATGACCTGCCATATGATAGGAGCTACTAAAAATTTTATTTGTGTTCTTGTCTCTTTTGACAATTCTTGAATCCCCCTTTTTAATTATATATTACCAATTTTCTTTGCATACTTTTGCTGCTTTTAATATCTTCTTCACCTTTTAACTCCATCTAAATATTAAGCTGATTTTATTTACTAAACTCTTTCTAAATAATATTCTTTATTTTAGTAATATATATCTTTGTATGGGAATTTTAACAAAATGTCTTATTAAATGATATTTCATTTTATCATCAAAATTTGAAAAACTTTTTATTACATGTACATTGCTATGAAGTTTTTGTTGCATATAAGCCTGTATTAAAAAATGTTGGCAAACAAGCTTAATCCCACCAACATTTTTTTAATACATCTTTATAGCTTTTTTATAAACATATTCCAGACCGAACCGGAATCTATTTTATCTCCTTTTAACCATAAAAATTATTTATGTCTATAATAATATCTATTGTTGTAGCAGTGCATCTCAAATTTACTTCTAAATACTTACAATCACTACTTAAACGCAACATACTGACCTTCATATTCAGCCAGTAATTTAGAGACATTACTGCACGTAACCTTAAGACTTAATCTGCCTTTTTTATGTTTTCTATACATTTCGAAAAACTTATTTCTGTCTTTTTCCTCTAAAAGCTCACACTCAGCAATGAAATCACAATCGATTGGAGCTAAATATTCTATATTACTTTTTCTGATAACAATATGCGCTTCTGGATCCACTTCCTTTATATTGATAAACACCATGGCCCAACCGCAAACAGTCATCAAAGAATTTATACTTCCGCCAAAAGCTGTGTGCTTGTGATTTATATTTGGTTCAAGTTTTGCAGCAACTTTTACTTTATTTTTCGTGAATTCAACTATAGTAAATCCCATCTTTTCAGTGATTGGAATATGA
Proteins encoded in this region:
- a CDS encoding GntR family transcriptional regulator, which produces MKSKEIIDDLISKIISGEMPASSKIPSETQLSIKYDCNRHTIRKVIDHLIERNYLTKNSSGLTYVMDFTAYDNNNLFITSLSDHHIAKNIKSDVHKFELVTAPDDICEHLNIESGSKAWYIIRVRYVNSNLHHLEEIYMPYSIFSNLTVKDCESSLLTYIESQYDFRISHSIRNISCVKLNNEENSLLDLPKDTLVMQVTNTGYLTNGRVYEYSLTKTRENRLTYYCRR
- a CDS encoding YiiD C-terminal domain-containing protein, encoding MEKHEFEQFLYDHIPITEKMGFTIVEFTKNKVKVAAKLEPNINHKHTAFGGSINSLMTVCGWAMVFINIKEVDPEAHIVIRKSNIEYLAPIDCDFIAECELLEEKDRNKFFEMYRKHKKGRLSLKVTCSNVSKLLAEYEGQYVAFK
- a CDS encoding CPBP family intramembrane glutamic endopeptidase, yielding MSKETRTQIKFLVAPIIWQVIYLFVSAGFTKENRVYCDLIFYFVLAVYFMFIGYISFKKLFEQWKSGKSFWIQVLGTAISLALAFGVGIVVSLLFPNVDDGMGVFRVTNIPSLLAFICTTILLPPIAEEAFYRKAIVNFENRKLLIISSILGVLLFALEHSLKPLGLLTAAIWAVPLTLSYIKTKNIYVPMTAHFICNLLVNGFGVITIMARLILK
- a CDS encoding beta-class carbonic anhydrase → MSKLQEILEFNKEFVENKEYDKYRATKNPNKKLVILSCMDTRLTELLPKALNLKNGDVKLIKNAGASIMHPFGSIVRSIVVAVYEFQTDEVLVIGHHGCGMSNLNVDSTLEKAMERGISKDVISTLCNAGIDVKKWLHGFNSVEESVKESVELIKNHPLIPKDIKVHGLIIDPETGKLDVVVNGY